Proteins encoded within one genomic window of Phototrophicus methaneseepsis:
- the trxA gene encoding thioredoxin: MAVFDTPLTTDSAHIAAILNQKLPVMLVLHEDQRDKPLEDALNKVARKHKGNLLVAKVDVRENADLHAKHNHIATPAIISYDANGKILAQADYVRPADVRQHTALLINGTPIEAPQSQRERTSSEPINVSDKTWRDEVLKSSVPVLVDFWAPWCGPCRSIAPYVEQLAKEYAGRLKVVKLNTDNNPVISRRHGIQGIPTLAIFENGQQVNRISGANPAGLKRMVEQALA, from the coding sequence ATGGCCGTGTTCGATACGCCCCTTACAACCGATAGCGCACACATCGCAGCCATCCTCAACCAAAAGCTACCTGTCATGCTGGTGTTACACGAAGATCAGCGTGACAAACCCCTTGAAGATGCCCTGAACAAAGTGGCGCGTAAGCATAAAGGCAACTTGCTCGTCGCCAAAGTCGATGTGCGGGAAAATGCTGATTTACACGCAAAGCATAACCATATCGCCACACCTGCCATTATTAGCTATGATGCCAATGGTAAAATTCTCGCCCAGGCGGATTACGTCCGACCTGCGGACGTGCGCCAGCATACCGCGCTGCTCATCAACGGAACGCCCATCGAGGCACCGCAGTCTCAACGGGAGCGCACCTCATCAGAGCCCATCAACGTCAGCGATAAGACATGGCGAGACGAGGTGCTTAAGAGCAGCGTCCCCGTACTTGTCGATTTTTGGGCGCCATGGTGTGGGCCGTGCCGCAGCATCGCCCCTTATGTTGAGCAACTCGCCAAAGAATATGCGGGTCGCTTAAAAGTGGTCAAGCTCAACACAGATAACAATCCCGTCATTTCTAGGCGGCATGGGATACAGGGCATTCCGACCCTGGCTATCTTCGAAAATGGGCAGCAGGTCAACCGTATAAGCGGGGCGAACCCTGCCGGACTCAAGAGGATGGTGGAACAGGCCCTGGCATAG
- a CDS encoding ClbS/DfsB family four-helix bundle protein: protein MQENQPAPTIRQLQQEMDEGLTRFLDFLDQYSDEELVTPTDAAGWTIRDHVAHLAVWADGIVGLLQGEDRWSRMGLPPEIAAEHDLDAMNAEIARQNRHLNPADARARLIDAHERVIETMHTLTDADMANPYERYIAPYTSNEGPPVYHYILGNTAHHYDEHMPWIEAIAKSS from the coding sequence ATGCAAGAGAATCAACCAGCACCGACGATTCGACAATTGCAGCAGGAAATGGACGAAGGTCTGACGCGCTTTCTCGATTTCCTCGATCAATATTCCGATGAGGAATTGGTCACACCGACAGATGCGGCGGGATGGACAATCCGTGATCATGTTGCACATCTGGCCGTCTGGGCGGATGGGATCGTTGGTTTGCTGCAAGGAGAAGATCGCTGGTCGAGGATGGGATTACCACCAGAGATCGCTGCTGAACATGATCTAGATGCGATGAATGCAGAGATCGCACGGCAAAACCGGCACTTAAACCCGGCAGATGCCCGCGCACGGCTCATTGATGCCCATGAACGCGTTATTGAGACGATGCACACGCTGACGGATGCAGACATGGCAAATCCATATGAGCGTTATATTGCGCCTTACACGAGCAATGAAGGCCCGCCAGTTTATCACTATATCCTGGGCAATACCGCGCACCATTATGATGAGCACATGCCCTGGATTGAGGCAATTGCAAAATCGTCGTAA
- a CDS encoding YceD family protein, protein MKTNNPIALNKRVLKVNVGFLLSDGPGHQHDSRLDIEEPIKVADDLLINKIEGKLRLSRMKEGILVQADLKVQVDTQCNRCLDTFQEELDIELEELYAYPRPIGQSEFWIGADTMLDLAPLLRAEVIIAMSHKTLCRPDCQGLCPTCGTNLNTGSCDCDTDYIDPRLAKLRELLDPNE, encoded by the coding sequence GTGAAAACCAACAACCCCATTGCATTAAATAAGCGGGTCTTAAAGGTTAATGTTGGTTTTTTGTTATCTGACGGCCCGGGCCATCAACATGACTCACGCCTGGACATCGAAGAACCCATTAAAGTCGCTGACGACCTGCTCATTAATAAGATTGAAGGTAAGCTCAGACTTAGCCGTATGAAAGAGGGCATCCTCGTTCAAGCGGACCTGAAGGTACAGGTTGATACCCAGTGCAACCGCTGCCTGGATACGTTCCAGGAAGAACTGGATATTGAACTGGAAGAGCTATACGCCTACCCCCGCCCAATCGGACAATCCGAGTTCTGGATTGGTGCGGATACCATGCTTGATTTAGCACCACTACTACGGGCGGAAGTCATCATCGCGATGTCGCACAAGACATTATGCCGCCCGGACTGCCAGGGTTTGTGCCCCACCTGTGGGACAAACCTGAACACCGGTAGCTGCGATTGTGACACGGATTACATTGATCCACGACTAGCTAAGCTAAGGGAATTATTGGATCCCAACGAGTAA
- a CDS encoding serine hydrolase domain-containing protein translates to MKTWVMRILAMTMAMMLLVPVAAQEDITLVPFTDETFGITGVRPEDWTELAPGSLSPDGGMTILVQQAAPGATADQILQSLLPNLLLSTAPESVETYESDALTWDVYFVEVDAGSVTILVDLALSEQDGTAYVVLFQTTPDQYEGMHPAVFEAALEAYAPLASNPEAEGDMTGEEGDAEGGEDVPGETLYADPDGLFMVPVPTNWTVTEGEGYMTLAAPADFSYTIVTLETDDLIASLDEAWEIAGAPEGVELDYDEDDVQNIDDPAILTQLGGIDAALQVIYEDGTGDDERIVLVFAQRYDGVGYYWLVDGTITAIQQRQAQANIIESGFQIMALEEDDLTDAEAGELTPELIAELEAFIGQAMEEWQTPGLSVAIVDGDEILYSNGFGVLELGQDTPVDADTMMMIGSITKPMTTTVMGMLVDDGLLDWDAPVRDVLPEFSVQSEELSETITIANLACACTGVPRRDLELIFNANDLTAEDIIDSLATFQFFTEFGEAFQYSNQLVATAGYVAAAANGGEYGQIFDAYQTLMHTRLIDPLEMSRTVISLDSIADYDNVATSHGMDIYDDPIVNPLSVEVFADPIAPAGAIWSTATDMSQYLMLMLNQGETSDGDRLVSTESLQRTWQPGVSVSADIRYGLGWLIENWKGIQVINHGGNTLGFSAELAFVPDADLGIIVLANQQYSSTPLAVRTRFLELVYGQEETEVLFPSDIDRTEIEEDEQEFYDSLVMEASDEAVEQFTGTYTSDVLGELVISVDDNGELVADTGEFQSPLWLTTNEDADPNTYIMSQPPFAGQSFVFEVADDGTVTATIGAGVVEYTFTKE, encoded by the coding sequence ATGAAAACGTGGGTTATGCGTATCCTGGCAATGACAATGGCTATGATGCTATTGGTGCCGGTGGCTGCCCAGGAAGATATCACACTGGTGCCTTTTACTGATGAAACATTCGGTATTACGGGCGTTCGTCCAGAAGATTGGACAGAACTCGCACCGGGATCACTCTCACCAGATGGCGGGATGACGATCCTTGTACAGCAAGCAGCACCAGGTGCCACAGCAGATCAAATCTTACAATCGTTGCTGCCTAACTTGCTCCTGAGTACAGCACCAGAATCCGTTGAAACTTATGAAAGCGATGCCCTCACGTGGGATGTTTACTTCGTAGAAGTGGATGCTGGCTCGGTTACGATCTTGGTAGACTTGGCCTTATCAGAGCAAGATGGTACGGCCTATGTGGTCCTCTTCCAGACGACACCAGACCAGTACGAGGGAATGCACCCGGCCGTGTTCGAAGCCGCGCTTGAAGCCTACGCGCCCCTGGCTAGCAACCCAGAAGCTGAAGGCGATATGACAGGTGAAGAAGGCGATGCCGAAGGCGGAGAGGACGTCCCAGGGGAAACGCTCTATGCAGACCCAGACGGCCTATTCATGGTGCCCGTCCCCACCAATTGGACCGTCACAGAAGGTGAAGGTTATATGACGCTGGCAGCCCCGGCTGATTTTTCCTATACCATCGTGACGTTGGAAACCGATGATCTTATAGCGTCCCTGGATGAAGCCTGGGAAATTGCTGGTGCGCCAGAAGGCGTCGAACTGGATTATGACGAAGACGACGTCCAGAATATCGACGACCCGGCCATCCTGACCCAACTTGGCGGAATTGACGCGGCCCTACAGGTCATTTATGAAGATGGAACCGGCGATGATGAACGCATTGTCCTGGTCTTCGCCCAGCGCTACGATGGCGTAGGCTATTACTGGCTGGTCGATGGCACGATAACAGCAATCCAGCAGCGGCAGGCCCAGGCTAATATCATCGAGTCAGGCTTCCAGATCATGGCATTGGAGGAAGACGATCTGACAGATGCTGAAGCAGGGGAATTGACGCCGGAGTTGATCGCTGAGCTAGAAGCGTTCATCGGGCAAGCTATGGAAGAATGGCAGACACCGGGCCTATCCGTAGCCATCGTTGATGGTGACGAAATCTTATACAGCAATGGTTTCGGCGTGCTGGAACTGGGGCAAGATACGCCCGTTGATGCCGATACCATGATGATGATCGGCAGCATTACCAAGCCAATGACAACCACCGTCATGGGCATGTTAGTCGATGATGGCTTGCTGGATTGGGATGCACCCGTCCGCGATGTACTGCCAGAGTTCAGCGTGCAGAGCGAAGAACTCAGCGAGACAATCACAATCGCAAACCTGGCTTGTGCCTGCACAGGTGTGCCCCGCCGCGACCTTGAACTGATCTTCAATGCCAATGACCTGACAGCTGAAGACATCATAGACTCCCTGGCGACGTTCCAGTTCTTCACCGAATTTGGTGAGGCCTTCCAGTACAGCAACCAGCTCGTCGCGACAGCAGGTTATGTCGCGGCAGCCGCCAATGGTGGCGAATACGGTCAGATCTTCGACGCCTATCAGACGTTGATGCACACGCGCTTGATTGATCCGCTTGAGATGTCGCGCACTGTCATTTCGCTGGATAGCATCGCAGACTATGACAACGTCGCCACATCGCACGGCATGGATATTTACGACGATCCCATCGTCAATCCGCTCTCGGTGGAGGTCTTCGCCGACCCCATAGCACCAGCCGGGGCGATCTGGTCAACAGCGACGGATATGTCACAGTATCTCATGCTGATGCTCAACCAGGGCGAAACATCCGACGGCGACCGTCTCGTCTCGACCGAGAGCCTACAGCGCACATGGCAACCTGGCGTCAGCGTGAGTGCCGATATTCGCTATGGGTTGGGCTGGCTTATCGAAAATTGGAAGGGCATCCAGGTCATCAATCACGGGGGTAATACGCTCGGTTTCTCGGCGGAATTAGCTTTTGTGCCTGATGCAGACCTGGGTATCATCGTGCTAGCAAACCAACAGTATTCATCAACGCCGCTCGCTGTGCGCACGCGCTTCTTGGAGCTGGTCTATGGGCAGGAAGAAACAGAAGTCCTGTTCCCGTCCGATATTGACCGGACCGAAATCGAAGAAGATGAGCAAGAATTCTACGATTCACTGGTGATGGAAGCATCTGATGAAGCCGTTGAACAATTCACGGGGACTTATACCAGTGATGTGCTGGGTGAACTCGTCATCAGCGTAGATGACAATGGTGAACTCGTCGCTGATACAGGGGAATTCCAATCGCCATTGTGGTTGACCACAAACGAAGACGCCGACCCCAACACCTATATAATGTCGCAGCCACCCTTCGCGGGGCAATCCTTCGTCTTTGAAGTGGCGGATGATGGCACCGTTACAGCGACGATCGGCGCTGGCGTGGTGGAATACACCTTTACGAAAGAATAG
- the rpoD gene encoding RNA polymerase sigma factor RpoD, with product MTDYDGLIGDSFGRSYNSQPIDVDTTDEYDDYYLDDNFDYEEDDVDYDLDEDDDDDYDLSEIASSDTVGLYLKEMARVPLLDEVEEVALAKRIEAGRKAKNQLAKNPSHECAAEWRFYIEDGQLAREHLIKANTRLVVSIAKKYMTRGVPFLDLIQEGNLGLMKAVEKFDYRRGFRFSTYATWWIRQTITRAIADQGRTIRVPVHMTDRIRRLFRVARDLEQELGRKPTVEELAAQMELEPRKVQWMLKVSWQPLSLERPVGDDEDSELGNFIENDSEPTPAEATYDAMLKEKLEELLTTLTPREARILRLRFGLQNGRSYTLEEVGKKFGLTRERIRQIEGRALRRLRHPRRSRKLRDYL from the coding sequence TTGACTGATTATGACGGCTTAATCGGGGATAGCTTTGGGCGTTCTTACAACTCCCAACCAATCGATGTAGACACCACTGACGAATACGATGATTATTATTTAGATGATAACTTCGATTATGAGGAAGATGATGTCGACTACGATCTCGATGAGGACGATGACGACGATTATGATCTGAGCGAGATTGCTAGCAGTGATACGGTCGGTCTCTATCTAAAGGAGATGGCACGCGTCCCGCTGCTGGATGAAGTCGAAGAAGTCGCACTGGCGAAACGCATTGAAGCCGGGCGTAAAGCCAAAAACCAACTTGCCAAAAATCCATCCCACGAATGCGCTGCCGAATGGCGCTTCTATATTGAAGACGGCCAACTCGCACGCGAACACCTGATTAAAGCCAACACACGCCTTGTCGTCAGCATTGCTAAAAAATACATGACGCGCGGCGTTCCTTTCCTCGATTTGATCCAGGAAGGCAACCTGGGCTTGATGAAAGCCGTTGAAAAATTCGATTATCGCCGTGGGTTCCGCTTTAGCACCTATGCAACGTGGTGGATTCGCCAGACGATCACCCGCGCTATTGCAGACCAAGGCCGCACCATCCGCGTTCCCGTCCACATGACGGACCGCATTCGCCGTCTGTTCCGCGTCGCGCGTGATCTGGAGCAGGAACTGGGCCGCAAGCCGACTGTGGAAGAACTGGCTGCACAAATGGAGCTAGAACCACGTAAAGTACAGTGGATGCTCAAGGTATCCTGGCAGCCGCTGAGCCTTGAACGCCCTGTTGGCGATGATGAAGACAGCGAACTGGGTAACTTCATTGAGAATGATAGTGAGCCCACCCCGGCAGAAGCCACTTACGACGCCATGTTGAAGGAAAAGCTGGAAGAATTGCTCACCACGCTGACCCCGCGCGAAGCCCGTATCTTGCGGCTGCGCTTTGGCCTGCAAAATGGCCGCAGCTATACGCTGGAAGAAGTCGGCAAGAAATTCGGGCTGACGCGCGAACGCATTCGCCAGATCGAAGGGCGTGCCTTGCGTCGCCTGCGTCACCCACGCCGGAGCCGTAAACTGCGCGATTATCTCTAG
- a CDS encoding DinB family protein, whose protein sequence is MNSLVEEELPGNQDLRDQLLDMLSDQDLAYKLPGNNPTLGELCEEMGQIQQVYAHSFKSFKHDWAYPYAKPEAPHRVASFKTWFKELDEQLVEALNGLSEADIHTQQIDRGHGFTPSPYVQFQIYREAILIFYAKASVYLKALEKPYSDEWKRWVG, encoded by the coding sequence ATGAACAGCCTCGTTGAAGAAGAACTTCCAGGCAACCAAGACCTGCGCGATCAACTGCTGGACATGCTCTCTGACCAAGATTTGGCTTACAAGCTGCCGGGGAATAATCCAACTTTAGGCGAATTGTGCGAGGAAATGGGTCAAATCCAGCAGGTTTATGCCCATTCTTTTAAGTCGTTCAAGCATGATTGGGCATACCCTTATGCTAAGCCAGAAGCGCCCCATCGTGTGGCGAGCTTCAAAACATGGTTCAAAGAGCTTGATGAACAACTGGTTGAGGCGTTAAATGGATTATCAGAAGCAGATATCCACACCCAGCAAATTGACAGAGGGCACGGGTTTACCCCTTCACCTTATGTGCAGTTCCAGATCTATCGTGAGGCAATCCTGATCTTCTATGCCAAAGCTAGCGTTTACCTGAAAGCGCTGGAAAAGCCTTACTCCGACGAGTGGAAGCGCTGGGTTGGATAG
- a CDS encoding TlpA family protein disulfide reductase: MTLQTTEKKNLSDNGTDNGKPAPALIIFAVIPLVGILIALLMIATQDQSQGITADVLSSERSGNTLVNQQAPYFELFDMDGNPITLDDYAGKTLFLNFWQTTCPPCVRELPAFTHFVEDTVGQDVAVLAVNFDETSEQVREFLAQYDIVGLPVGMDPTSDVRRTYGVHDIPTTFVIDGEGKVRFWKLGEMDIFEMEEYAQLVEEGVTVPG, encoded by the coding sequence ATGACATTGCAAACCACAGAAAAAAAGAATCTTTCTGATAACGGAACTGATAACGGAAAACCAGCCCCCGCGCTGATCATCTTTGCGGTTATTCCGCTCGTTGGCATCCTGATTGCGCTGCTGATGATCGCAACGCAAGACCAGAGCCAGGGCATCACAGCGGACGTGCTCAGCAGTGAGCGCAGCGGCAATACACTGGTAAACCAGCAAGCACCTTATTTCGAACTGTTCGATATGGATGGGAATCCCATCACGTTGGACGACTATGCAGGTAAGACGCTGTTCCTCAACTTTTGGCAGACGACATGCCCGCCCTGCGTGAGAGAACTACCCGCATTCACCCATTTTGTTGAGGATACGGTGGGGCAGGATGTGGCTGTGCTGGCCGTCAACTTTGACGAAACGAGCGAGCAAGTCCGTGAATTCCTGGCGCAGTACGATATTGTCGGGCTGCCCGTCGGCATGGACCCCACCAGCGACGTGCGCCGCACCTATGGTGTACACGACATCCCGACGACCTTTGTCATCGACGGTGAGGGCAAAGTGCGTTTTTGGAAGTTGGGCGAGATGGACATCTTTGAGATGGAAGAATACGCCCAGCTTGTTGAAGAAGGCGTCACCGTACCGGGTTAA
- a CDS encoding DinB family protein: protein MSHNDAVPTIEQIREEMDASLARLLTLLDSYSEAQMLTPTDAGGWNIRDHVAHLAAWTNGVDALLNRQDRWERMGISPEAVATWDFDVMNAEMVVQHRHLAPSEAREWLIDTHKLVIADLEGMADDDMGLPDGRFVAPFTAQEGRPIYISVLEATGWHYDEHTPWIIAIAQQQA, encoded by the coding sequence ATGAGCCATAATGATGCAGTACCCACCATCGAACAAATTCGTGAAGAAATGGACGCGAGCTTAGCTCGTTTACTGACCCTGCTGGATAGCTATAGTGAGGCGCAAATGCTCACGCCAACCGATGCTGGTGGCTGGAACATCCGCGATCATGTGGCGCATCTGGCAGCCTGGACAAATGGTGTTGATGCGCTGCTCAATCGGCAGGATCGTTGGGAGCGGATGGGTATTTCGCCGGAGGCCGTGGCGACCTGGGATTTCGATGTGATGAATGCAGAAATGGTCGTGCAGCATCGTCACCTGGCTCCCTCAGAAGCGCGCGAATGGCTGATAGATACCCATAAGCTTGTGATTGCAGACCTGGAAGGCATGGCGGATGACGATATGGGCTTGCCTGATGGTCGCTTCGTCGCGCCTTTTACCGCACAGGAAGGCCGCCCTATCTATATTTCTGTGTTGGAAGCAACAGGCTGGCATTACGACGAGCATACACCGTGGATTATCGCAATTGCTCAGCAGCAAGCATAA
- a CDS encoding tetratricopeptide repeat protein, which yields MNRPGAQLRAGVEDLMALGQFQRVIDICKQTLAAAREEQDGTTEAMSLVGLAQAHRALGKYKEALILTDGAIEYGYRFGVLEAVCEGLLERAWIKHGVQLQPYEAREDYREALTVANEIGYQSGVGAALNGLAAVELNLQNLRNVHNYAREALDTASEIDDVILQVRALLTLGRHFATANHIDLALRSLTDALARASDKQYAALQGQVLEAVGRLYLTQKQPTKALNYLGRAHEIGRKSGAVDLEVACLLGLGETYMQQEDYAEARKCFDAVVQISDETDNAMYEAAAAMQIALLHLYMREPAIAIDYQRRAAQISHNAMNPFMESRALQHLALTQRAVGEHTAAIAALNEALDIERSLDNDKAVREILASLVWTHILNAFNKLLRLLNLSRDEDE from the coding sequence ATGAATCGTCCTGGCGCACAACTGCGAGCAGGTGTTGAAGACCTTATGGCGCTGGGGCAGTTTCAGCGCGTGATTGATATATGTAAGCAAACGCTGGCAGCGGCCCGTGAAGAACAGGATGGCACCACAGAAGCGATGTCGCTGGTTGGCTTGGCACAGGCGCACCGCGCACTGGGGAAGTACAAAGAAGCCCTCATCCTGACAGATGGTGCCATTGAATATGGCTATCGTTTCGGTGTGCTGGAAGCCGTCTGCGAAGGGTTGCTGGAACGAGCATGGATTAAGCATGGGGTGCAGCTACAACCCTATGAAGCGCGCGAAGATTATCGCGAAGCGCTCACTGTTGCGAACGAAATCGGCTATCAGAGCGGCGTGGGTGCGGCGCTGAATGGCCTTGCTGCTGTTGAGCTGAACCTGCAAAACCTGCGTAACGTCCATAACTATGCCCGCGAAGCGCTGGATACGGCCTCCGAGATAGATGATGTGATCTTACAGGTGCGTGCCTTGCTGACGTTAGGGCGTCACTTCGCTACAGCCAATCATATCGACCTCGCGCTGCGTTCCCTGACGGATGCACTGGCCCGTGCCAGCGATAAACAGTATGCGGCTTTGCAGGGGCAGGTCCTGGAGGCCGTTGGCCGCTTGTATCTGACGCAAAAGCAGCCGACCAAAGCGCTCAACTACCTGGGTAGGGCGCATGAAATAGGGCGTAAATCCGGGGCGGTAGACCTGGAAGTGGCGTGTTTGTTGGGCCTGGGTGAGACCTATATGCAGCAAGAGGACTATGCCGAAGCGCGTAAGTGCTTTGATGCGGTGGTCCAGATTAGCGACGAGACGGATAACGCGATGTATGAGGCTGCGGCGGCGATGCAGATTGCACTGCTGCACCTGTATATGCGTGAGCCAGCCATCGCGATTGATTATCAACGGCGGGCGGCACAGATCAGCCATAATGCCATGAATCCTTTTATGGAGAGCCGCGCTTTGCAGCATCTTGCGCTGACGCAGCGCGCGGTTGGTGAACATACTGCCGCGATTGCTGCGCTGAACGAGGCGCTCGATATTGAGCGCTCGCTCGATAATGATAAGGCCGTGCGCGAAATCCTGGCTTCTCTGGTATGGACGCACATCCTGAACGCCTTTAATAAGCTGCTACGGTTGCTCAACCTCAGCCGGGATGAAGACGAATAG
- a CDS encoding OsmC family protein has protein sequence MAKTYIQLGAEGYRTRIQSRDHVFYADEPVDSGGENSGPMPTELLMGALGACIAITCRLYAERKKWPLEGIEIELDYERFSGKDYEGYIGDELFVHEISKFIAFKGDLTEEQRERLLEIAGRCPVHRLIALPSFFKEELVDDIDMPAVTSLAQD, from the coding sequence ATGGCAAAAACCTATATTCAGCTTGGTGCAGAAGGATACCGAACACGTATCCAGAGCCGTGATCACGTTTTTTATGCCGATGAGCCCGTCGACAGTGGTGGTGAAAACAGCGGCCCCATGCCCACAGAGTTGCTGATGGGTGCGCTGGGTGCTTGTATTGCGATCACCTGCCGCCTTTATGCAGAACGCAAGAAATGGCCGCTTGAAGGCATCGAAATAGAGCTGGACTACGAACGTTTTTCCGGCAAGGATTACGAAGGTTACATTGGTGACGAACTCTTCGTCCATGAAATCAGCAAGTTCATCGCCTTTAAGGGCGATCTGACGGAGGAACAGCGCGAGCGCCTGCTAGAAATTGCGGGTCGTTGCCCAGTGCATCGCCTGATTGCCTTGCCGAGCTTCTTCAAAGAAGAACTTGTCGATGATATTGACATGCCAGCCGTGACCTCGCTTGCCCAGGACTAA
- a CDS encoding ArnT family glycosyltransferase, producing the protein MPSKVLQRILFWLILVSYALVGGLFAIQVPAWQAPDEPAHYNLVAQLVTDGAYPVIEQGDWDSAYLETIKSNQFAPVMLGRLATVQYEDHQPPLYYVLQAPVYLLTDGSLTALRMASVVMGSVVVMMAFLIGREVFPTQPQIALGTMALVAFIPQHVHILASVNNDALAEAVIAVALWLMVRYVKGRDVPVWLLGVVLGIGLITKTTTYFLLLPALIVIFMRWMRQPAVSRKLSRIVHLWAVLGLIALVIGGVWWLRNIATYGTPDFLGLAAHDAVVVGQPRTADLIAEVGVPSYLNRLMRTTMRSYWGQFGWMAQPLDGRIYLAIQVMLIFSLTGLILRLFIVAMRPQADSGSAEQPNSAFIQGQLWILMGVVLLLSLLAFIYYNTQFVQFQGRYLYPGLIPFALVLVLGVDAWRYWLIGWIRGTRWLVVLPFWAFALVDVYVLTRYIVPGLSAG; encoded by the coding sequence ATGCCGAGTAAAGTCCTGCAACGCATCCTTTTCTGGCTGATCCTGGTGAGCTATGCACTGGTCGGTGGCCTATTCGCGATTCAGGTCCCGGCATGGCAGGCCCCAGACGAACCAGCCCACTATAACTTAGTCGCGCAGCTCGTCACAGATGGCGCATATCCCGTCATTGAGCAGGGCGATTGGGATAGCGCTTACCTGGAAACTATTAAGAGCAACCAGTTCGCGCCAGTGATGCTGGGGCGGCTCGCTACGGTACAGTACGAAGATCATCAGCCGCCACTTTATTATGTGCTGCAAGCGCCTGTTTACCTGCTGACGGATGGCAGTTTGACGGCACTGCGCATGGCATCTGTGGTGATGGGCTCCGTTGTCGTGATGATGGCTTTCCTCATCGGGCGAGAAGTGTTCCCAACGCAGCCGCAAATCGCCTTAGGGACGATGGCACTTGTGGCTTTCATCCCACAGCATGTGCATATCCTGGCTTCTGTGAATAACGACGCCCTGGCGGAAGCCGTCATCGCGGTGGCCCTATGGCTGATGGTGCGTTACGTCAAAGGCCGTGACGTGCCTGTGTGGTTGCTTGGCGTGGTGCTGGGTATCGGGCTTATCACCAAGACAACGACTTATTTCCTGCTGCTGCCTGCCCTGATCGTCATCTTCATGCGTTGGATGCGGCAGCCCGCCGTATCACGTAAATTATCCCGCATTGTGCATCTGTGGGCTGTGTTGGGGCTGATCGCGTTGGTCATCGGTGGTGTGTGGTGGCTGCGGAACATCGCGACATATGGCACGCCGGATTTCCTGGGGTTGGCGGCACATGATGCGGTTGTGGTGGGCCAGCCGCGTACAGCGGACCTCATTGCGGAGGTAGGCGTACCGTCATATCTCAATCGTTTGATGCGCACAACCATGCGCAGCTATTGGGGGCAGTTCGGCTGGATGGCGCAACCCCTTGATGGGCGCATTTATCTCGCGATCCAGGTGATGTTGATCTTCTCGCTGACTGGCCTGATTCTACGCTTGTTCATCGTTGCAATGCGGCCTCAGGCCGATTCTGGCAGCGCTGAGCAGCCCAATAGCGCGTTTATTCAGGGCCAGTTATGGATTTTGATGGGTGTCGTCCTGCTGTTGAGCCTGCTGGCCTTCATCTACTACAACACACAGTTCGTCCAATTCCAGGGGCGCTATCTGTACCCAGGGCTGATTCCGTTTGCGCTGGTGTTGGTGTTGGGTGTGGACGCGTGGCGCTACTGGTTGATTGGCTGGATACGTGGCACGCGCTGGCTTGTGGTGCTGCCATTCTGGGCTTTTGCGCTTGTCGATGTCTATGTGCTGACGCGTTATATCGTCCCTGGCCTGAGCGCAGGGTAA